From one Ferrimicrobium sp. genomic stretch:
- a CDS encoding ABC transporter permease — MATIQIATEQHSKFYWMIADALTITKRNLLNYVRIPQSLVFSTIQPVMFVLLFRYVFGGAIGSETSRLGLSYVNYLMPGIFIQTIAFGSVQTGVGLAEDLQKGLIERFHALPMSRSAVLAGRTLADLIRNLVVIVIMIVVGFLVGFRIGTNVGEFLAGIGIALLFAYALSWFFALIGLAAPNSETAQVMAFPLLFPLTFASSAFVPVQTMPSWLRGFANHQPLSVAVNAARSLMDGPIAAHAANSTTESLAVTAIIWCIGLLIIMIPLSVNIYRKRV, encoded by the coding sequence ATGGCAACCATCCAAATCGCAACCGAGCAACACTCCAAGTTCTACTGGATGATCGCGGACGCGCTGACGATCACGAAACGCAACCTACTCAACTACGTTCGCATCCCTCAGTCGCTGGTGTTTTCCACGATTCAACCGGTCATGTTCGTACTCCTATTTCGCTACGTCTTCGGCGGAGCGATCGGTTCGGAGACATCAAGACTCGGGCTGAGCTATGTCAACTACTTGATGCCAGGGATCTTTATTCAAACCATCGCCTTCGGCTCTGTGCAGACCGGGGTTGGCCTCGCGGAAGACCTCCAAAAGGGGCTTATCGAGCGCTTTCATGCCCTACCGATGTCCCGTTCGGCGGTACTCGCAGGTAGAACGCTCGCAGACCTCATCCGCAACCTGGTGGTGATCGTTATTATGATCGTGGTCGGCTTCTTGGTCGGCTTTCGCATCGGCACCAACGTCGGAGAGTTCCTCGCTGGAATTGGCATCGCTCTCTTGTTCGCCTACGCACTGTCATGGTTCTTCGCCCTGATCGGGCTAGCAGCGCCCAACAGCGAGACAGCTCAGGTCATGGCGTTCCCTCTGCTCTTCCCCTTGACCTTTGCCTCATCCGCCTTCGTGCCAGTTCAGACCATGCCATCATGGCTGCGAGGGTTCGCAAATCATCAGCCACTCAGTGTCGCCGTCAATGCCGCCAGAAGCCTTATGGACGGCCCGATTGCGGCTCACGCAGCCAACTCTACTACCGAGAGCCTCGCTGTGACGGCCATCATCTGGTGCATCGGCTTGTTGATCATCATGATCCCGTTGTCGGTGAATATCTACCGCAAACGCGTCTGA
- a CDS encoding ATP-binding cassette domain-containing protein: MPSAIEVQNLRKTFKGGVTALDDVSFSVETGTVFGLLGPNGAGKTTIVRILTTILPPDSGLATIMGIDVTKSPQRARELLGLAGQAAAVDERLTGEENLFMIGRLNHLAKRAARERSDELLHDFGLEYAAKRVLSTYSGGMRRRLDLAAALVAQPPVLFLDEPTTGLDPKSRNDLWEIIEKLLADGTTVLLTTQYLEEADRLASRIAVVDHGRVIAKGTPDELKASFGATVLELSFDDEELAIRAQAVVTTLASAPIQQMENRLELPVSDGAASTALVLERLLSEKINPTKINLREPSLDDVFLALTDQPTTTDLEEG, translated from the coding sequence ATGCCATCAGCCATCGAGGTACAGAACCTGCGCAAAACCTTCAAGGGGGGGGTGACGGCGCTTGACGATGTAAGTTTCTCGGTCGAGACGGGTACGGTGTTTGGTCTGCTAGGACCGAACGGAGCCGGGAAGACCACGATCGTGAGGATACTGACGACAATCCTCCCGCCCGACTCGGGACTGGCAACCATCATGGGCATTGACGTCACAAAGTCCCCGCAACGCGCACGTGAGCTTCTAGGTCTCGCGGGACAGGCTGCGGCCGTGGACGAGCGCCTCACCGGTGAAGAGAACCTCTTCATGATCGGGAGACTCAACCATCTGGCCAAGCGAGCTGCTCGCGAGCGCAGTGATGAGCTCCTCCATGACTTTGGCCTTGAATATGCTGCCAAACGGGTGTTGAGCACCTACTCCGGGGGCATGCGAAGACGGCTGGACCTCGCCGCCGCACTCGTAGCCCAGCCACCGGTACTGTTCCTCGACGAACCAACGACTGGGCTCGATCCCAAAAGCCGCAACGATCTGTGGGAGATCATTGAAAAACTCTTGGCGGACGGAACGACGGTACTTTTAACGACTCAGTATCTGGAGGAAGCAGATCGGCTTGCCTCACGAATAGCCGTCGTCGACCATGGCCGGGTTATCGCCAAAGGCACGCCAGACGAGCTCAAAGCCAGTTTTGGTGCCACGGTTTTGGAACTCTCGTTCGACGATGAGGAGCTCGCGATTCGAGCGCAAGCAGTGGTTACAACTTTGGCATCAGCGCCGATCCAACAGATGGAAAACCGCCTTGAGCTACCAGTTTCCGACGGTGCGGCCTCGACTGCCCTCGTGCTCGAACGACTTTTGAGTGAGAAGATCAATCCGACGAAGATTAACCTCCGCGAACCAAGTCTCGATGACGTTTTCTTGGCGCTGACCGATCAACCCACTACGACGGACCTAGAGGAGGGCTAG
- the argS gene encoding arginine--tRNA ligase, whose product MAIADRLLALVTSTATELFEELRLDPSLAEAVGVDEPSVAEHGDYASNAALVLAKALSQRPRDVAEQLSLHLHKHVMIDRVEVAGPGFLNIWIAPGALAGEVLALLDDPDQYLRSDLGHGSTLQVEFVSANPTGPLHVGNGWLATYGDALSRILAFVNYRVTREYYVNDTGGQIRQLGASILAVRAGTEVPEGGYQGAYISELAAQYQGADDVVEAGNWAVPIILELIRTTLAELGIEMDSWFSQASIEESGAVAEVVERLQSNGAIYESDGALWFASERYGDNRDRVMRKSNGDFTYLAGDIAYHYNKLVVRGFSQVIDVLGADHHGQVASMMAAIRALGIDEGRLEIKLGQMVSLLEQGQAVKFSKRAGTAIPLDWLIGELGRDATRLLILSSSIDRASQIDLAQAKAQSMENPVFYIQYAHARISALLRNAVQQGVPLESAPVESLATCIHPREIALMKNLLRLGPVIARAASERAPHKVVGWLMSAASDFHGFYHDCPVLNAPAVERTARLTLARATQVALATALHLVGVTPLEEM is encoded by the coding sequence GTGGCGATCGCAGACCGGCTTTTAGCGTTGGTGACCTCCACTGCAACAGAACTGTTCGAGGAGTTGCGCCTCGACCCATCCTTGGCGGAGGCCGTAGGCGTCGATGAGCCCTCGGTGGCCGAGCATGGCGATTATGCCTCAAATGCGGCGTTGGTTTTGGCCAAGGCGCTGAGTCAACGCCCGCGTGACGTGGCAGAGCAGCTCTCTTTGCATTTGCACAAGCATGTGATGATCGACCGCGTCGAGGTTGCCGGTCCGGGTTTCTTGAACATCTGGATCGCACCTGGTGCCTTGGCTGGTGAAGTCCTTGCGCTGCTCGATGACCCAGACCAATACTTGCGATCAGACCTTGGCCATGGATCGACGCTGCAGGTCGAGTTTGTCTCGGCCAACCCGACTGGACCACTTCATGTCGGCAATGGCTGGTTGGCAACGTACGGGGACGCCTTGAGTCGGATTTTAGCGTTCGTGAACTATCGCGTCACGAGGGAGTACTACGTCAACGACACGGGTGGCCAAATACGCCAGCTCGGTGCTTCGATACTTGCCGTGCGAGCGGGTACCGAGGTGCCCGAAGGTGGTTATCAGGGAGCCTACATATCGGAGCTTGCGGCGCAATACCAAGGTGCAGATGATGTTGTCGAGGCCGGCAACTGGGCGGTGCCTATCATTTTGGAGTTGATTCGCACCACCCTTGCCGAGCTCGGGATTGAGATGGATAGCTGGTTCTCGCAGGCCTCCATCGAGGAGTCTGGCGCCGTCGCCGAAGTGGTTGAGCGGCTCCAGTCGAACGGTGCCATCTACGAAAGTGACGGTGCGCTTTGGTTTGCGTCTGAGCGTTATGGTGATAACCGCGACCGGGTCATGCGCAAATCGAATGGCGACTTCACCTACTTGGCTGGCGATATTGCCTATCACTACAACAAGCTTGTGGTTCGGGGGTTTTCCCAGGTTATTGACGTCCTCGGTGCTGATCATCACGGTCAGGTGGCGTCGATGATGGCGGCTATTCGTGCATTGGGGATCGATGAGGGACGCCTTGAGATCAAGCTTGGACAGATGGTATCCCTCCTTGAGCAAGGCCAGGCGGTCAAGTTCTCAAAGAGGGCTGGAACGGCCATTCCACTCGACTGGCTCATTGGCGAACTGGGGCGAGACGCCACGCGCCTTTTGATCCTCTCGAGTTCCATCGATCGTGCGTCCCAGATCGATCTCGCGCAGGCAAAGGCGCAATCAATGGAAAATCCGGTGTTTTATATCCAGTATGCGCACGCGCGAATCTCTGCATTGCTGCGCAACGCTGTTCAGCAGGGCGTTCCTCTGGAATCAGCACCCGTTGAGTCGCTTGCGACGTGCATACACCCGCGAGAGATCGCGCTGATGAAGAATCTTCTACGGCTGGGTCCCGTGATTGCGCGCGCCGCTTCCGAGCGTGCACCACACAAGGTGGTCGGTTGGCTAATGAGCGCGGCATCTGACTTTCATGGTTTCTATCACGATTGCCCTGTATTGAACGCTCCGGCGGTCGAACGGACGGCCAGGCTGACGCTGGCACGTGCAACTCAGGTGGCGCTCGCTACAGCGTTGCACCTCGTTGGAGTCACGCCTCTTGAGGAGATGTGA
- the lysA gene encoding diaminopimelate decarboxylase, which yields MADLGVLPLHLAPCTSRVDPAGELIIGGVKISEIVGRFGSPVFVYDEVHLRARMQEAVQGFGRGQVIYASKAFPAVAMARLVAEEGLLWDAASLGELQAGLRGGVTPAKIVLHGNNKSIEELRVALEVRVGRIVVDSFDEIDRLDRLGGGEDTRIWLRVTPGVEAHTHAYVRTGQQDSKFGFNLANGDANRAIARIAASSHLSLVGLHCHIGSQVFALESFREAVAIMAKLTREAGLDELCVGGGFGVGYLRDEHVPSIGTWTAWLREALSAHGMREDHIFVEPGRAIVATGAVTVYTVGVIKEIPGVRTYVAVDGGMSDNPRPVLYGSGYEAFAPTRLFAPHETTVALVGKHCESGDVLVREARLPADLQVGELVMTPVTGAYGYAMGSNYNRLLRPAVVLVRDGNAHVIVRRETLDDLFRLEEGA from the coding sequence GTGGCCGACTTAGGGGTGTTGCCGTTGCATCTGGCGCCGTGTACGTCCAGAGTCGATCCAGCGGGTGAGCTCATCATCGGTGGTGTCAAGATCTCGGAGATCGTTGGGCGCTTTGGTAGTCCAGTTTTCGTCTACGACGAAGTCCATCTTCGGGCTCGAATGCAAGAGGCGGTGCAGGGTTTTGGACGAGGACAGGTGATCTATGCATCCAAAGCTTTCCCTGCGGTCGCGATGGCGAGGCTCGTCGCGGAAGAAGGTTTGCTCTGGGACGCCGCATCCCTTGGCGAACTGCAGGCGGGTTTACGCGGGGGAGTCACGCCGGCGAAGATCGTTTTGCATGGCAACAATAAATCAATCGAAGAGTTGCGCGTTGCACTTGAGGTGCGGGTGGGGAGGATTGTTGTCGACTCATTTGACGAGATCGACCGACTCGACCGCCTCGGCGGCGGGGAAGATACTCGGATCTGGCTCCGAGTGACGCCTGGTGTCGAGGCTCACACCCATGCTTACGTCCGTACCGGGCAACAGGATTCAAAGTTCGGCTTCAACCTTGCCAACGGTGATGCCAATCGGGCGATTGCCAGGATCGCCGCCAGCTCGCACCTCTCGCTTGTTGGGCTTCACTGTCACATTGGCTCACAAGTTTTCGCCCTCGAATCGTTTCGTGAAGCAGTAGCCATCATGGCTAAGCTGACCCGTGAGGCCGGCCTTGATGAGCTTTGTGTCGGTGGAGGCTTCGGGGTTGGATATCTGCGTGACGAACATGTCCCGTCCATCGGGACATGGACAGCATGGCTGCGCGAGGCCCTCAGTGCGCATGGAATGCGTGAAGACCATATCTTCGTCGAGCCGGGTCGTGCCATCGTTGCTACCGGTGCAGTGACCGTCTACACCGTTGGCGTCATCAAGGAGATCCCTGGGGTTCGGACCTATGTTGCCGTAGATGGTGGGATGAGCGATAACCCGAGACCGGTCCTCTATGGCAGTGGGTATGAGGCGTTTGCTCCGACGCGCCTCTTTGCGCCCCATGAGACCACCGTCGCCCTCGTTGGCAAGCATTGTGAATCCGGCGATGTCCTTGTGCGGGAGGCACGGTTGCCGGCAGATCTGCAGGTGGGTGAGTTGGTGATGACACCGGTCACCGGTGCCTACGGTTATGCCATGGGATCGAACTACAATCGGCTGCTGCGCCCAGCTGTGGTTCTCGTCCGTGATGGCAATGCCCACGTTATCGTACGTCGTGAGACGCTTGATGACCTCTTCCGTCTCGAGGAGGGCGCATGA
- a CDS encoding homoserine dehydrogenase: MKIGLLGCGTVGSALVQLLDDDGERLAQLLGEPLEIGHILIRDPDKPRSVDVPSHLFTTQLAEVIDDPEIELVVELLGPGEFALGAIKATLAGRKSVVTANKEILSMHFPELELAAAAVNRDIFFEAAVAGGIPLIRALRVSLFGERLSRIVGIVNGTTNYILTQMQEEHISLETALADAQRLGYAEADPNGDLSGRDAASKLAIIASIAFGSYVSAADVRVDGIWGVTPADFDFARRSGGVIKLLAQAERSLDRPDAPVQVEVFPAIVMSTHPLASVRGSFNAVFVEGSAVGQLMFSGPGAGGRPTASAVLADVIDAVKNLRNATRAPMRIVEGTRFVEDVAIDGVFVLSVDVIDAPGVLSQVSEVFGHNDVSIARMEQDELDGELAHLVFLTHRTRLSSIRATMAQLTDLSVIKRLHSVLRVLE; the protein is encoded by the coding sequence ATGAAGATCGGCCTCTTGGGATGTGGAACGGTGGGGAGTGCGCTTGTCCAGCTGCTTGACGATGATGGTGAGCGTCTCGCCCAGCTGCTAGGAGAACCACTCGAGATCGGTCACATTCTGATTCGCGATCCCGATAAGCCACGATCAGTTGACGTTCCAAGTCATCTGTTCACGACGCAGCTCGCTGAAGTGATCGACGACCCGGAGATCGAACTGGTTGTAGAGCTCCTTGGGCCGGGGGAGTTTGCCCTCGGAGCTATTAAGGCGACGCTGGCTGGTCGTAAGTCAGTGGTGACCGCAAACAAAGAGATTCTCAGCATGCACTTTCCCGAGCTCGAGTTGGCGGCTGCTGCCGTGAATCGGGATATTTTCTTCGAGGCAGCGGTGGCTGGGGGCATTCCGCTCATTCGCGCGTTGCGGGTTTCGCTCTTTGGTGAACGCCTCTCGCGCATCGTGGGCATCGTCAATGGCACGACGAACTACATCCTTACACAGATGCAGGAGGAGCATATCTCGCTCGAGACAGCCCTCGCGGATGCGCAACGATTGGGGTATGCAGAGGCTGACCCGAACGGCGATCTCTCGGGTCGTGATGCCGCCTCAAAACTTGCAATCATTGCAAGTATCGCCTTTGGCAGCTACGTCAGCGCGGCAGATGTTCGGGTTGATGGCATCTGGGGGGTGACGCCGGCGGATTTTGACTTTGCACGACGGAGCGGAGGCGTGATAAAGCTCCTGGCCCAGGCGGAGCGGAGCCTTGATCGCCCGGACGCTCCGGTGCAGGTCGAGGTGTTCCCGGCCATTGTGATGTCCACCCATCCGCTCGCAAGTGTGCGCGGCTCCTTCAATGCGGTTTTCGTGGAGGGTTCAGCCGTTGGCCAGTTGATGTTTTCTGGCCCAGGTGCTGGTGGGCGGCCGACCGCCTCGGCGGTGCTGGCAGATGTGATCGACGCTGTCAAAAATCTGCGGAATGCGACCCGTGCTCCGATGCGAATCGTAGAAGGCACGCGCTTCGTCGAGGACGTCGCCATCGACGGGGTGTTTGTGCTCTCGGTCGATGTGATCGATGCGCCTGGAGTGTTATCGCAGGTGAGCGAGGTTTTTGGGCACAATGATGTCTCGATAGCCCGCATGGAGCAAGACGAACTCGACGGCGAGCTCGCTCATTTGGTTTTCCTAACGCATCGGACCCGTCTTTCGTCGATTCGTGCAACCATGGCCCAACTCACCGACCTTTCAGTCATCAAGCGATTGCACAGCGTCTTGCGAGTCTTAGAGTAA
- the thrC gene encoding threonine synthase has product MMKKDPWPGVIDRYRSWLEIDESVHVVSLGEGGTPLRFAPRLSERVGANVYLKLEGFNPTGSFKDRGMTMAVSKALDEGSTTIICASTGNTSASAAAYAAAAGIKAVVLIPSGHIALGKLAQALVYGAQVIQINGNFDEGLRLVRELAQSHPLTVVNSINPYRLQGQKTGAFEIVDELGYAPDAQFIPVGNAGNISAYWMGYQQYHEAQVIERLPRMFGVQAAGAAPIVNDAIVAEPETIATAIRIGNPASWKLALRARDESGGAIMAVTDEEILRAYILLARDEAVFCEPASAASVAGLLKTPVVPGSSVVCVLTGNGLKDPDTAVSQVQVPKVVDTSMKEVAEAIGL; this is encoded by the coding sequence TTGATGAAGAAGGATCCATGGCCAGGGGTGATTGATCGCTATCGATCATGGCTTGAGATTGACGAGTCGGTTCACGTTGTAAGCCTCGGTGAAGGGGGTACGCCGCTTAGATTTGCCCCCAGGCTGTCAGAGCGAGTAGGAGCCAACGTCTATCTCAAACTTGAGGGCTTCAACCCCACGGGATCGTTCAAGGATCGTGGCATGACGATGGCGGTCTCCAAAGCCCTCGACGAGGGGAGCACGACCATCATCTGTGCATCGACGGGGAATACTTCGGCAAGTGCGGCAGCGTATGCGGCGGCGGCTGGGATCAAGGCAGTTGTGCTGATTCCTTCGGGCCACATCGCGCTCGGAAAACTTGCGCAGGCGCTGGTGTATGGGGCGCAGGTGATTCAGATCAACGGCAACTTTGATGAAGGACTTCGTCTGGTTCGCGAGTTGGCCCAGTCTCATCCATTGACGGTCGTGAACTCGATCAACCCCTATCGACTGCAAGGGCAAAAAACCGGCGCCTTTGAGATTGTTGATGAGCTCGGATATGCGCCGGATGCCCAATTCATCCCCGTTGGTAATGCTGGAAATATCAGCGCGTACTGGATGGGCTATCAGCAATATCACGAGGCTCAGGTGATCGAGCGATTGCCTAGGATGTTCGGCGTTCAAGCCGCGGGAGCGGCTCCGATTGTCAACGATGCGATCGTTGCTGAGCCGGAGACGATAGCGACGGCAATCCGGATTGGTAACCCAGCCAGCTGGAAACTCGCGTTGCGCGCGCGCGATGAGTCAGGTGGGGCAATTATGGCGGTAACCGACGAAGAGATCTTGCGGGCCTATATACTTTTAGCCAGAGACGAGGCAGTATTCTGTGAACCAGCCTCAGCAGCCTCGGTGGCTGGACTTCTCAAAACCCCGGTTGTTCCTGGATCATCGGTCGTGTGTGTGTTGACTGGGAACGGTCTGAAGGATCCAGATACTGCGGTGTCCCAGGTGCAGGTTCCTAAGGTAGTGGACACGTCAATGAAAGAAGTGGCAGAGGCTATTGGTCTGTAA
- the rho gene encoding transcription termination factor Rho, translating into MDASSGTLEALDKETLMGLARQLDLKVSARLRKADLVAMIEAKGAVPHGDHTPDSGPQSNSPRTSGEPSNDTPSNNTGGVGSAEQTSLRRGEERSATAQLSFARSNGTLVDDHQRLSGSSSEAGVGERSMNENGAQTHSRRSTGSSDPTTGPESSEGHAKAGSSDTRRNDGRGGLATLIPPITVNPGERSNGSQAEESQSAVLARGEDNGSRRSRRNRRGKDRVDRPEGSDNQPSVELTTVEGVLDLRDDGYGFLRTKGYLSSKEDVYVPAAIARRMSLRRGDIVVGAARPASSTEKYPALARVDTVSGLDPEAAKGRRRFEDLTPLFPNERLTLETSADPTNITPRIIDLIAPIGKGQRGLIVSPPKAGKTTIMKEIANAIERNNPDVALIVLLVDERPEEVTDFRRSVKGEVIASTFDRPAEEHTQVAELTIERAKRMVELGLDVVVILDGITRLARAYNLAQPASGRIMSGGIDSGALYPPKKFFGAARNIEEGGSLTILATALVENGSKMDEVIFEEVKGTGNMELKLDRRLSERRLYPAVDVNGSSTRHEELLFSRDHLNQIWKLRRVLNAITQDGTAAAGLELLLDKVRSTRSNGEFLAEIARSSGM; encoded by the coding sequence ATGGATGCATCGTCTGGTACGCTCGAAGCGCTGGATAAAGAGACACTGATGGGACTGGCGCGTCAGCTCGATCTCAAGGTGTCGGCCCGGTTGCGTAAGGCCGACTTGGTGGCGATGATCGAGGCCAAGGGTGCGGTGCCCCACGGTGATCACACACCGGATAGTGGCCCACAAAGCAACAGCCCACGCACGAGTGGCGAGCCGAGCAATGACACACCGAGTAACAACACAGGGGGCGTGGGCTCTGCTGAACAGACTTCCCTGCGACGAGGGGAGGAGCGCTCAGCGACAGCCCAACTATCATTCGCGCGATCGAATGGGACCTTGGTTGATGACCATCAGCGCTTAAGTGGAAGTTCGTCTGAGGCAGGCGTTGGAGAGCGTTCGATGAACGAGAATGGCGCCCAGACGCATTCGCGTCGCTCCACAGGTTCATCGGATCCCACGACTGGACCCGAGTCCAGCGAGGGTCATGCAAAGGCGGGGTCGTCGGACACGCGCCGAAATGATGGTCGTGGCGGTCTCGCGACGTTGATTCCGCCGATTACGGTCAACCCGGGGGAACGTTCCAATGGATCCCAAGCTGAAGAATCGCAGTCCGCGGTGCTTGCCAGGGGTGAAGATAATGGGTCTCGGCGATCCAGACGGAATCGACGAGGTAAAGACAGGGTTGATCGACCAGAAGGATCTGATAATCAGCCATCGGTCGAACTCACGACCGTCGAGGGTGTTCTCGATCTGCGTGACGACGGATATGGTTTTCTTCGCACGAAGGGATATCTTTCTTCGAAGGAAGATGTCTATGTTCCGGCGGCGATTGCCAGACGGATGAGTCTGCGACGCGGCGATATCGTGGTCGGTGCCGCCCGGCCAGCCAGCTCGACCGAGAAGTATCCAGCGCTTGCCCGCGTCGATACCGTGTCCGGGCTTGATCCAGAGGCGGCCAAGGGGCGACGGAGGTTCGAAGATCTGACCCCGCTTTTCCCGAATGAACGTCTCACCCTAGAAACCAGTGCTGATCCGACCAACATTACGCCACGTATTATCGATTTGATCGCTCCCATTGGGAAGGGACAACGCGGACTCATCGTCTCCCCGCCGAAGGCTGGAAAGACGACGATCATGAAAGAGATTGCCAATGCCATTGAGCGTAATAATCCAGACGTCGCGCTGATCGTGCTCTTAGTGGATGAGCGACCTGAAGAGGTGACGGATTTTCGCCGATCGGTCAAAGGGGAGGTCATCGCATCGACGTTTGATCGGCCGGCTGAGGAGCATACGCAGGTGGCGGAGCTGACCATCGAGCGCGCAAAGAGGATGGTTGAACTCGGCCTTGATGTCGTCGTCATCCTTGATGGCATCACGCGTCTTGCGCGAGCCTATAACCTTGCGCAACCAGCGAGCGGAAGGATCATGTCCGGCGGTATCGACTCCGGGGCACTCTACCCTCCCAAGAAGTTCTTCGGGGCCGCTCGCAACATCGAAGAGGGGGGATCCCTTACGATCTTGGCGACCGCCTTGGTTGAGAATGGATCCAAGATGGACGAGGTGATCTTTGAAGAGGTCAAGGGCACCGGTAATATGGAGCTCAAGCTCGATCGTCGCTTGTCGGAGCGTCGCCTCTACCCGGCCGTCGATGTGAATGGCTCCTCGACACGCCATGAAGAGTTGCTCTTCTCCCGAGACCATCTCAATCAGATTTGGAAGCTTCGAAGGGTGCTTAACGCTATTACGCAAGACGGTACCGCTGCTGCTGGGCTTGAACTACTGCTCGACAAAGTGCGCTCCACTCGCTCAAACGGAGAGTTTCTGGCAGAAATCGCGCGAAGTTCTGGGATGTAG
- the rpmE gene encoding 50S ribosomal protein L31 — MKSDIHPDYVMATVHCSCGNTFVTRSTKSDLHIELCNECHPFYTGRQKLVDTGGRVERFQRRYGDRSKSRAQEQ; from the coding sequence ATGAAGAGCGACATCCATCCAGATTACGTAATGGCTACCGTGCACTGCTCGTGCGGGAACACCTTTGTGACCCGTTCTACGAAATCGGATCTCCACATCGAGTTGTGTAACGAGTGCCATCCGTTTTACACCGGTCGACAGAAGCTTGTCGATACTGGTGGCCGTGTTGAGCGCTTCCAGCGTCGGTACGGCGATCGTTCGAAGAGCCGAGCACAGGAACAATAG
- the prfA gene encoding peptide chain release factor 1, with amino-acid sequence MADERLAKFELEYQRSVEEMSDPKLFQDQHRAREVARRHKVLEEIVATLREIEELRGDLAVATELFQASSPEERTAWANEIAGFEASLATKSEELEVLLLPQDPNDGRNVILEIRGAEGGEEANLFAKDLTEMYQRYGDRMGWRVEMLAADPSDLGGYNFASLLVKGDDAWRRLKHEAGPHRVQRVPVTETQGRVHTSSATVTVLPEADEVEVQIDPNDLRIDVYRSTGPGGQSVNTTDSAVRITHIPTGIVVAMQDEKSQIQNRAKALQVLRARLLKAEQDRVNEELSRTRKSQVGGGGRSEKIRTYNFKENRVTDHRIKLTLYRLDQILMGDLVEISDALIQDERARQLLDQDDR; translated from the coding sequence GTGGCTGATGAGCGTCTGGCAAAATTTGAACTAGAGTACCAGCGAAGTGTTGAGGAGATGTCGGATCCGAAGTTGTTCCAGGATCAACATCGCGCTCGTGAGGTGGCTCGCCGACACAAGGTGTTGGAGGAGATTGTCGCGACGTTACGCGAGATTGAGGAGCTGCGCGGAGACCTTGCGGTAGCGACGGAACTCTTCCAGGCTTCGTCGCCTGAGGAACGAACCGCATGGGCGAATGAGATTGCCGGCTTCGAAGCGTCGTTGGCCACAAAATCTGAGGAGCTAGAGGTGCTCCTCCTGCCTCAGGATCCCAATGACGGTCGTAACGTCATCCTCGAGATTCGAGGTGCAGAGGGGGGGGAAGAGGCCAATCTTTTTGCCAAGGATTTAACCGAGATGTATCAGCGTTATGGCGACCGGATGGGCTGGCGCGTCGAGATGCTGGCCGCGGATCCTTCTGATCTTGGTGGCTATAATTTCGCGTCGCTGCTCGTCAAAGGAGACGATGCCTGGCGGCGTCTCAAGCATGAGGCCGGGCCACATCGGGTCCAACGTGTCCCCGTAACCGAGACCCAGGGGCGCGTCCATACCTCGTCTGCGACCGTCACCGTCCTGCCCGAGGCTGACGAGGTTGAGGTCCAGATAGATCCCAACGATCTTCGTATCGATGTCTATCGATCGACGGGTCCTGGTGGGCAATCGGTCAATACCACCGATTCGGCGGTAAGAATTACCCACATCCCAACAGGGATCGTTGTGGCCATGCAGGATGAAAAGAGCCAGATCCAGAACCGGGCGAAGGCCCTCCAAGTGTTGCGGGCGCGCCTTTTGAAGGCTGAGCAGGACCGAGTAAATGAGGAGCTCTCGCGAACACGCAAGTCCCAAGTCGGTGGCGGTGGTCGATCCGAGAAGATTCGCACCTATAACTTCAAGGAAAATCGAGTCACCGACCACAGAATCAAGCTGACGCTCTATCGACTTGACCAGATTCTGATGGGTGATCTCGTTGAGATATCCGATGCACTGATCCAAGATGAGCGCGCCAGGCAGCTCCTCGATCAAGATGATCGCTGA